The Roseiconus lacunae genomic sequence GAATTTAATCGTCACCAAGTCGTCGGCGTCGGTCCCGAAAGTCAGCTCCGTGTCGACATCTAGACCACCAAAACGATTCGCCAGCACTTGGCCTTCGCGATCATATACCGTCACCGAACCAATCAACTTTGAATCGACCGCATGAGAGATTAATCGCAAACGATACGTTTGCCCGGCGACGGTTTTGAACACCGCATAGGACCGAGTCGTTGCGGGTACTCGTCCCGCGTAGATCTGATTTAGTTCGACCGGCAAAGGTTGTGCGGCAGAATTAGGAAACTGATCCACCCAGACAACGCGTTCGTCGACGACGACACCCCTAGGATTTGATTCGCCGAACCGTCCACTAATGCGCGATTGGTAGCAGCCGTCAGCGACAGCTTTATCCAGGGCGACATTGAATTTTCCATACGAGGGTTCAGTCACCGAAGTATCGGCAGGTGATTCGGTCGCCGGTCGCACCAGTGCTGACTTGATTCCTTGATCTGAAAAATGTAGACGATCGATTTCTTGTCCGTCGATCGAATCTTGTACATCGACTTCATAGCTCGCACCGGGGCGAAAAAAAGTTTGCGATAGCGCTCGCAAGCCCAGCGAAGGTAATTGAGCGTTTGCAGACCTGGGCGTGCCGGCGAACACCAGTACCCACACGATCATTGTCAGCGTGAATCGAATCGGCATAGGGGTGCCGACAAGAATCGCCGGCAATCGGCTTAGTTCAGTTCGATGCATCGATGGTCGCCAAATCAGTGGTTGAATAGAAATTCTTTGCTGTTGACGAGCGCCCAAATGAGGTCTTCCCACAATTGAACTTGCTGCGTTTGTTCCCCCAGATATGTCAGACTGGTTTTCAGTTCTTGGTCGCTTGGAGATCGACTGAGTGCAACTAAATACAACTCTCGAACTTTGTCGTCCGCCGATCGATTGGCGTCATTGGCGTATTGCTGCGCCCGCCCTTGGTCGGTCCCCAATTTGTTTTGCATCTCCGCGGAATTCAACAGGTGCAGGCTTTGCGCCAAGTTGGCTTCCGCCGATCGTTCACACTCGCAGGCCGTTTTGGCGTCGGGTTGTCCAAAGACGGTTAAAAAATACGAATCAAATCCTGTATCGGGTAGCTCGACTGCTCGGGTCGAAGCCGGCATTCCGCCGAATGAGGTGGTTGATCCGGTCACACGATCGACCGCGTCGAGCAAGGTTTCGGCCACCAATCGCTTCGGAAAAAAACGCGAATAACTACGTCGATCGATCAAGTTGCTTTCGTTGGCGTCGGACGAAGCCGCATAGGTTTGCGAGGTGCAGATGGTGCGGACCAGCTGGCGGAGGTCATAGCCCGAATCGATAAACGATTGAGCCAACGCATCCATCAATTCTGGGTTAGACGGCGGGTTGGTCACCCGCATGTCGTCTTCGGGTTCGACCAGCCCACGGCCCAAGAAGTGTTTCCAGTATCGGTTGACGAGCGATCGTGCGAAGAACTGGTTGTCCGCCGATGTAATCCAATCGGCAAGCGTTTGTCGCGGGTCTTGATAAGGATCAACCGACGTTGGCGTCGCATCGAGACCGGCCGGGGTAAGTGGCTGTCGCGTTCGTGGATGAGGGGACGTTGCGGCCGCGACGCGTGATACAAATGTGACATCGCCTCCAACGTTCTTTTTGGTCACCGTCGAGAAAAACGCCGACATTCGGGCGTAATCTTCCTGGCTCCATTTTTCATACGGATGATGGTGACAACGGGCGCATTGGATCCGTTGGCCGAGAAATAGCTGACTCATATCTTCGATCCGTTCGTTGTGGTCGGTCACATGATTGAGCCAAACGACTGCGGGGTTACTAAAAACACTTCCTCGGGCGGTCAGGAGTTCACGAACAAAGACATCGTAGGTTTTGTTGCTTTGTAGCGAATCTTTGACCCAATGATGAAAGACAAGGTTGTCGGCCTTGAGTGTTCCGCCGTCACGTCGATTCCGAAGAATGATGCTCCACTTACGAGCGAAATTGGACGCGTAGTCTTCGCTGGCTAGCAAGCGGTCAATTAGATGTGAGCGTTTTTCAGACTGTGAATCAGCAATGAACGCTTCGGTTTCTTCGAGCGTTGGCAACCGTCCGCAAATATCAATCGTTGCTCGCCGCAGGAACGTCGAGTCATCGCAGGGGGGAGACGGTTCAATTCCCAGTGAAGCCAGTTTTCGCCGAACTGCTTGATCGACGGGATGGTCCAAGGACGCGATTTGTTTTGGCGAAACGATCCCTTGGCGAGGGATCTCGGCGCGAAAGACGGCCACCCAACCGTTGTACCGAGCCATCACCGCAACGTCACCGATCGACTCACCTGCCGTCACCAAGCCCGTCACGCTGGCCTCGGCCATTTGAGTGTCATTGGATTCGAAGACTGCCGCTCGCGTGACGTCTTCGACGCGTCCGTCTTCAAATGTCGCAACGATCGACAACTGTTGAGTTTGCCCCGGGAACATCCGCCGCCCTTTGGGATAGACGTCCAGCTTTGTCACGCTTGGCACCGGACCGGAGTCGTAGGGCATGCCTTGTGAAATCCAGCGACGCATCAGGCGATACTCGTAGGATTCGGTGTCCGCCCGTGCCCCGCCACCATGGGGCATCGCACCGGTGGTTTTAAGCAACAGCAGACTGCGATCGGGTGACGCAGCGGAAACTCGTCGCCCACGCGATTCGGCGACGAGGTGGCGATAGTCTTCCTCAGGTTCGAAACCCAATAACGATAACCGGAAACCATTTTGCCCAGCGATTTTGCCGTGGCAACCACCGCCGTTGCAGCCCAATTTCGTAAAAATCGGAACGACTTGGCCGCAAAAACTGACCGGTTGGGACGCTTCCATCCCGGTGGTTGTGATCGTCGTTGTCGCTTGTCGCCCGTCTTCGGCAGTCGCGATGATGCTGACTTGCCCGTTGGCAAGCGGCGTCACGAAACCGCTTTCGTCGACGGTGACCAAACCATCAGGCGCAGCCGCATAGGACACTTTACCGGTAACGTCGGTTTCGGCCGTGCCGTCTGTCGCAGTCACGATCAATTGCAATCGCGTGTCGCGACCGGCGAGCAGCAATCCATCAGGCAGCGTTGATTCGAACTTGATCGAGCCCCGTGTTGCTTCGGGCAAGTCAGCCACAACAAGTGTTGGCGGCAATGCGATGCAATGAAACAACAGGGCAAGAAGCGATGCGATCAACAGAAACGAATTTCGAATGTGTTGATCGGTCATCCCACCAGCTCGGCTATTGGATCCTTGTCTACCAGAAATTGCGGCCGCCCGGTTGGGTCCGCAATGGTTGTTGTTTGAGTATCGATGCCAAGGCTGTGGTACAGCGTCGCAACGATTTCTTGCATGTCGACGGGCCGTTCGGTGGCTTCTTCACCCATGCGATTGGTCGCCCCGATCGCTTGCCCGGTGTTTAAACCGCCACCGGCAAGGTAGGCACAACTAACCTTCGTCCAGTGATCGCGTCCGGCTTGCGGGTTGATCTTCGGCGTTCGACCGAATTCGCCCCAAACAGCAATGACAACATCGTCTAGCATGCCGCGTTGATCCAGGTCGGTGATCAATGCACTGAGACACTGATCCAGTTTTCCGCCGTGATCGCGAACGAGATCAAAGTTTTTGCCGTGACTGTCCCAACGGCCGTAGCTCAGACTGACCACCCGTACGCCGGCTTCGACCAATCGCCTCGCGATCAACAGTTGTTCGTTACAGGTCGGCGCCCCGTCGTATTGGTATTTGTAAGGCTTGCCATCACCGTACATCTCGATCGTGCGCGGATCCTCTTGACTAAGGTCCAACGCGTCGACCAGTTTGCTGCTGGTCAATACGTCGAGTGCGCGTTGACCGAACGCGTCCATGCCTTCCATCGTTCCGTGGATATCGATGTCGCGCCGCATGCCATCAAGTTCAGCAAGCAACGCCCGTCGATTCGCGAGGCGATCGAGCGTGATTCCTTGAAGCGTCATATTTTTCATCCCCGGCCCATCGGGCTTAAAGGGGGAAAACGCAGACCCAAGGAATCCCGCTTGGCCGGCATCGGACCAAGGTACATGTCGTGTCGGTGCGGCAAGCCCGACGAATGGTGGCACCGCCGGGTCAACAGGGCCGTAGAGTTTCGCAGCGGCTGATCCGATCGATGGTCGGCCACCGAGACTTCGTAGCGAACCATTATCCCATCCGGTCAGGCACTGGATCGCGTCGTGTCCGCCGCGGCATCCGACAACGCTGCGGATGACCGCAGCCTTGTCCATCATCGAAGCCAACTTGGGGAAAACCTCGCAGATTTGGATTCCCGGGACGTTGGTGTTGATCGGCCGAAATTCACCACGGATCTCGCTCGGGGCGTCCGTCTTGATCTCCCACATGTCCTGATGCGGGGGACCGCCGGCGAGGAAGATATTGATGACCGACTTGTGTTTTCGGTCGGTAGCGTTGGCTGCTTCTGCCCGATAGAGGTCCGCGAGCGTTAGCCCACCGGAACCAAATGACAGTGCACCAATTTTCAAAAAGCTGCGCCGGTTTCGTCCGTCACAATAGCGGCTAGCCGGACCCTTGATCGTCAACATGATCAGGCCGCGGAGGTAGGAGGTGGGAAGCGATGGCGGGAAATCAAACGGTCGCCTGGCCGGAAGTCAAGCTGGATTGAATACCAACCTGGGCAGATACCAATTTGATCTGGATTTCACTGGGAGGCACGACACAACACATACAGTCCATTTGTATCGCTCCGCAGCAGTATACCAATCTAAGGGCGTTCAGTGCAACAAAAGCGAGTTTCTTGGGAAAATCCCCAATGATAGGCTTTCCGGCAAGCTCCCCGCATGACGGCGAGCGTGCTTCCAACGCTAAGCACCACGCTTAAATACCAGACGCAGGCAACAGTGACGAACGGAGTCGTTTTGGGATCGCGACAGCCTGGCATTCGCGTTTCGCACTTTAAACCTCAATTTGGACGGCGGAGGCATTCGCACGGCCGGAACCTGTCCCGTGACCGATGCTTCGGAAACGATGCTACGCTCGGACGTACTTCTATGTCCGGCCGCGCCAAGTGACCGTTCGTCCGGTCAGGTGATATCCTAGCGCCACCCATTGCAGTCCCACAAAAAGGATCGTGGCAGGGATGTGACAGACGACGCCAAAAAACGATTGTCGAAGTTTCATGGTCGCCAGCAAACGCGGACCATGAGCCAACGCCAACGCGATAACCGATACACCCGTCGCGATGCGGTCCGATTGACCGACCGCCATCGCCAGCGTGACCACGGGCAATAAACTGCAGCCAAGCAATAGAACGGTAAACAGTCCAATCAACTTTGGATTGGCGATGCCCTCGATCGCGTTCTTGAGTACGCCTCGAATGACTTGACTACCGCAGTCATACATGCGGCAAGACGCAAGGTCGGTCCCGTCAGTGACGTCGGTCATCAAGCCTGCTTCACGAAAGGCACGCGGCAACTTGATGCCGTCATGTCGAGACGAACGGATCGCGGCGTGTGTCCCGGCCTCCAAGTAGGCTTTTCGATCCGCGAGGAAAAGCTGGCCACATCCGGCCGCCAAACTAGGATCGCTCATCGACTGCATTCGTGAGAACGGCAGGTAGGACAGCAGGATAAAGTGCATCATCGGGATCAGCCACTTTTCCAGCCAGGTCACGGTCACCTGCTCAGGAAACGCGCTGATCAATCCGAGCGAGCGCTCCTCAAGTAGTCGCGACAACTCGGCAAGACCGGCTGGTCGGAGACGGACGTCGGCGTCCAGAAACACCAAGCGATCGTAGCGAGCCGCATCGGCGAGTTGTTTGCAGGCATGTTGTTTGCCGTTCCATCGGTCGGGGAGTGGCTTTCCGTGAATCAGACGTACTCGCGAATCTGCTTCGGCAATCGTGGAAACGATATCGGCGGTCGCGTCAGAAGAATCGTCGTCGAGCACGATGACTTCCAGTTCCACTGTATGGCTCGCCAACGCATGGCGAACACAGTGTTCAATCCCGTCGGCTTCGTCGCGAGCCGGAATTAATACGGAAATCGCGGCGTCAGCCGAATCCGGTTTCTCCGGTCGTCGATCACGAAGAAAACGTGGCAGGTTGGCCACCCACATGACGAGCGGAAACGCGGACAACAAGAGCCCGAAAATCGAAAGCGTGATCGTCAACGAAATTGTTCTCCGTGAGTTGCTTCGAATGGTTTTCCGGTCAGCTTGGCCTTAAGTTTCCGACAGCCATCGTACAGCCAACCGGCGCCGCGGCGGCCGGCGAGCAAGTTTTCAAAGGGTTGGCTGGAGCGAGCAATCGCAGCGTCGGCCAACTCTGCTTGAGCGTCACGCAAACGACTTTGCAGGACTTCTTTCCAGTCGTCCTTGCGCCAATCGGAATGGGAAGCGGCATCGATCAATTGGCCTGGGTTGGCCAAGCATACCGGAAGGCGTTCATCCCAGAATACATATTCCAGTGCCAGCGGTAGTGCGAGCACGGGTTGGCGGTCTCCGCCCCGCGTTGCGTTTTTGTGACAAAGGTGAGCCAACCCGGGCATCAAAGGGACGCTGTGATCTCGGGCATCGGCGAAGCGGCCTTCCGGCGTGATCCATAACGCCGCGTCATGCCGATCAAGGATCGCCGAGCTGTGATTCAAGAAATCCACCACACCAGACTTGCTCGACATCTGCACTCCATAGAAGCCAAGCTTTTCGAATACTTTGTATTTCTGCAGTGCTTGCGCATCGATCGGAGCAAAAAAATGTCGAGGGCTGAGCAATGTTTCGTTCAAAAAGTGGGCGATCAGCGGGTCCCACCACGAAGGATGATTGGCATAGACGATCAGCGGTCGGTTTCCGATGGCGGCGATTCGCTCGCGACCTACTGTAGTCACCGCGACCGCATGAAAATGACGTCGCAAGTATCGGCGCAGGAATCGCTGGAAGCCAGCTAAAAACCAACCCGGCGATGGCTTTGATAACGACGCTGATGGTGTGACATCAGGCGTTAAGTCTTCGGAAGGCTCGATCACGGGGAAACCATCACATGCGGCACGAGTGCTTCGTTACAACTGATACTGGGTATGCGATCTATCGGTCGACAGGTATTGCCCAGTGATCGCCGAGACGGTGGCAACCGCTATGGGGCAGGTCCTGGTTTTACGTGCTATCGAAACACTAAGATCGAGCGCCGGTGAGTTTCCCGCCGCGTGCGTCTTGGTCAAGCGAATCGGCGGCGATCCAGCCGCTCATCATCACCATTGGCATCCCCGGTCCCGGGTGTGCCG encodes the following:
- a CDS encoding DUF1549 domain-containing protein; translation: MTDQHIRNSFLLIASLLALLFHCIALPPTLVVADLPEATRGSIKFESTLPDGLLLAGRDTRLQLIVTATDGTAETDVTGKVSYAAAPDGLVTVDESGFVTPLANGQVSIIATAEDGRQATTTITTTGMEASQPVSFCGQVVPIFTKLGCNGGGCHGKIAGQNGFRLSLLGFEPEEDYRHLVAESRGRRVSAASPDRSLLLLKTTGAMPHGGGARADTESYEYRLMRRWISQGMPYDSGPVPSVTKLDVYPKGRRMFPGQTQQLSIVATFEDGRVEDVTRAAVFESNDTQMAEASVTGLVTAGESIGDVAVMARYNGWVAVFRAEIPRQGIVSPKQIASLDHPVDQAVRRKLASLGIEPSPPCDDSTFLRRATIDICGRLPTLEETEAFIADSQSEKRSHLIDRLLASEDYASNFARKWSIILRNRRDGGTLKADNLVFHHWVKDSLQSNKTYDVFVRELLTARGSVFSNPAVVWLNHVTDHNERIEDMSQLFLGQRIQCARCHHHPYEKWSQEDYARMSAFFSTVTKKNVGGDVTFVSRVAAATSPHPRTRQPLTPAGLDATPTSVDPYQDPRQTLADWITSADNQFFARSLVNRYWKHFLGRGLVEPEDDMRVTNPPSNPELMDALAQSFIDSGYDLRQLVRTICTSQTYAASSDANESNLIDRRSYSRFFPKRLVAETLLDAVDRVTGSTTSFGGMPASTRAVELPDTGFDSYFLTVFGQPDAKTACECERSAEANLAQSLHLLNSAEMQNKLGTDQGRAQQYANDANRSADDKVRELYLVALSRSPSDQELKTSLTYLGEQTQQVQLWEDLIWALVNSKEFLFNH
- a CDS encoding DUF1501 domain-containing protein, which produces MLTIKGPASRYCDGRNRRSFLKIGALSFGSGGLTLADLYRAEAANATDRKHKSVINIFLAGGPPHQDMWEIKTDAPSEIRGEFRPINTNVPGIQICEVFPKLASMMDKAAVIRSVVGCRGGHDAIQCLTGWDNGSLRSLGGRPSIGSAAAKLYGPVDPAVPPFVGLAAPTRHVPWSDAGQAGFLGSAFSPFKPDGPGMKNMTLQGITLDRLANRRALLAELDGMRRDIDIHGTMEGMDAFGQRALDVLTSSKLVDALDLSQEDPRTIEMYGDGKPYKYQYDGAPTCNEQLLIARRLVEAGVRVVSLSYGRWDSHGKNFDLVRDHGGKLDQCLSALITDLDQRGMLDDVVIAVWGEFGRTPKINPQAGRDHWTKVSCAYLAGGGLNTGQAIGATNRMGEEATERPVDMQEIVATLYHSLGIDTQTTTIADPTGRPQFLVDKDPIAELVG
- a CDS encoding glycosyltransferase; this translates as MTITLSIFGLLLSAFPLVMWVANLPRFLRDRRPEKPDSADAAISVLIPARDEADGIEHCVRHALASHTVELEVIVLDDDSSDATADIVSTIAEADSRVRLIHGKPLPDRWNGKQHACKQLADAARYDRLVFLDADVRLRPAGLAELSRLLEERSLGLISAFPEQVTVTWLEKWLIPMMHFILLSYLPFSRMQSMSDPSLAAGCGQLFLADRKAYLEAGTHAAIRSSRHDGIKLPRAFREAGLMTDVTDGTDLASCRMYDCGSQVIRGVLKNAIEGIANPKLIGLFTVLLLGCSLLPVVTLAMAVGQSDRIATGVSVIALALAHGPRLLATMKLRQSFFGVVCHIPATILFVGLQWVALGYHLTGRTVTWRGRT
- a CDS encoding lysophospholipid acyltransferase family protein, producing the protein MIEPSEDLTPDVTPSASLSKPSPGWFLAGFQRFLRRYLRRHFHAVAVTTVGRERIAAIGNRPLIVYANHPSWWDPLIAHFLNETLLSPRHFFAPIDAQALQKYKVFEKLGFYGVQMSSKSGVVDFLNHSSAILDRHDAALWITPEGRFADARDHSVPLMPGLAHLCHKNATRGGDRQPVLALPLALEYVFWDERLPVCLANPGQLIDAASHSDWRKDDWKEVLQSRLRDAQAELADAAIARSSQPFENLLAGRRGAGWLYDGCRKLKAKLTGKPFEATHGEQFR